The genome window GTTGGATGCCAATCCGATGGCTCAATGTTTAGATTGATACCACTAAATGAGTCTAGCTATAGAAGGTTTTACCTAGTAGAACAGCATATACTTGAGCATGAAGTTCCATTAGCAGGATTCAATCCGAAGATGGAACGTCTTGATAATGAGTATTATCATAAAGGTCATGCGTTAAGACCAACTTTAGACTCACAAGTGCTCAAAAAATACACCCAAATTCCAATCGACAAGAGAATGAATATCGAAACTAGGGTAGGCAGACATGCCAGTACAGAATTATGGCATGATTTATTGGATATAGAGTATTCATTAAGATCTTTGACTACTCCTCAACATGAGTAACATGATTTACTCATTTCTATAGACACATAAAATAGTACGATTAATTAATAAGTTCAAGTTACAAAATTCAGgcattattttttgtaaatGATACTATAAACGTGATTTAATCTGGTCGATTTTTCGCTCTTTGAGAATCAATCTTATTCTGTTAATATTTCTcaattcgaagaagaagtgcaATATGTAAAAAAAACCATCTTAACAATAAGAATAACATACTCTATAGtaaataaaggaaaaaaacgacaagaaggtgaagagaACAGGCTTTTCTGAATAAGTCCATAGAGCTTTTCGAATGCCAGCGAAGAAACGGAAGTCTGCAAAAAAGACTGTATCATTTTCTGATGATCAAAACTTAACAAACGTGAATGCACACCATCACCGAAAAGGTCATGTTGACGATGATTCACCATTGGTTTATGTTAGGAGATCATGGACCTTAATCCCATTTCATCTATTGGCCATGTTATATTGGTTCCTCAAATATTCCACATTCGATGTGGTTAAATTGCTGTATATTATGATTCCATCCCAGGTCTTGTACTTGATATTTCgtttcaacaaaaacacaatcTATGGGAAGAAAAGACTAAGAATTAATTGGCTTCTCGTATGCGTGACTTTGGTGGCATGCTTGCTTCTAACAATCCCATGCttggtaataataattctCTTTGGTGCTCCTTTTGTGGAACTATTAAAAGAGTCTTGGTTACTTGCTTTACACTGTTGTTTTTTGGCATATCCAGCACTGTACGATGTCTTCAATTGTAATTTCAAAGTTGgatacttcaagaaatatttcatttcaatagTAATTGGGTGTTGGATTAGTTGTTGCGTCATTCCTTTGGATTGGGATAGAGATTGGCAGGCATGGCCAATTCCGTTGATTGTGGGTGCCTATATAGGTGCTTTTATAGGATTCTCAATTGGCGGTTACATATAATTGAATAGAGTATTATATATGCATACGGTACAATCTTTGtatgaatatttgaaaatatgAACAGTTTACGTTAAGTTTTGGTCATTTCTCGAGAgcttttattattgattcATCAGTAAATAGAGGATTCTCGTTATATCTGGAATTTTGATGTTGTATAATCACAAGGCCGGGTCCTCGAATATCTGCCATAAGTTTATCTTTTTGGAAGTATTTGTTGATGAGAAGTCTGAGATATTCGTATTTGGATTTAATATTTTCCTCCATCCATGTTTGAAGAGCATTGGGTGTCTTAATCCACGacattttcttgaattgaaattgttGCTTTATTTTGGTTGGTATAACAGATACCGTTGAGCTATACCCAAGAATAGATGTTGCAGGCACTAGGATTTGATCTGAATCTTTTAATTGAATATGCCAACTTGGTGATTGTCCATTTATGGCAAAGAGACCCCTTCCTTTAATCTGATTTCCTTTCACTGATATATCTCCAGCATAACAAACAATGGTATTTAATGGGTCTGTAATAGTCCACCCTTTTTCGTAGTCATCAACTTCTATAACAGAAACATTATTGAGCCTTGAGGATGCCGTGCATATAACATTGACCGGTTCGTCCCCTGTGGATAATGTAATGAATCCATTaagctgttgttgttttttcaCGGCCAACAAGTCCGTTAATTTGACGTTCTTTAATTCATTAGAAGCATCAATGACTGTGATATTATTGAGTCTACCAACCACTGAACTGAAACTTGGAAGTCTTAGCAGAAGCGAATCATGAAGAGGCTGGATATCCGgaaattcaacaaaggGACCTGAACCGGTGCCTAGTTTTTTC of Kluyveromyces marxianus DMKU3-1042 DNA, complete genome, chromosome 3 contains these proteins:
- the GPI11 gene encoding mannose-ethanolamine phosphotransferase GPI11, producing the protein MPAKKRKSAKKTVSFSDDQNLTNVNAHHHRKGHVDDDSPLVYVRRSWTLIPFHLLAMLYWFLKYSTFDVVKLLYIMIPSQVLYLIFRFNKNTIYGKKRLRINWLLVCVTLVACLLLTIPCLVIIILFGAPFVELLKESWLLALHCCFLAYPALYDVFNCNFKVGYFKKYFISIVIGCWISCCVIPLDWDRDWQAWPIPLIVGAYIGAFIGFSIGGYI